The sequence AATCAATATAAGCTGATCAAACGGATATTCTATAATACCAAGTCCCTCAAAGTGCTTGCTTCCAATGTAGCTCATAAGAGCGATAAAAAGCATATAGAATATAAGCCAAATTCCTGATTTTACATTTTTACCAAGGTCTTTCTTCAATTCATCTCTAGTAGCCACAAAGTAGAAATAGAGTAAAAAAGCTATTAAGTCTACAGCAATTAAAACAGAAACGTTTGACCATCCGCTCCAGTCTATGAGAAGTGTGCATACAATAAATGCTATTAAAGATATAAGAGTTATTGGTTCAGCTTTAAATGGCCTATAAAGATTTGGAGCAAATTTTCTAAGACTCACTACGCTTACAGGACCAATCATGTAAGTCAATACAATTGCATTCGAAACGACACCCACCAATTTGTTCCATGACGGGAAGGGAGCAGTCCAGATTAGAGCAAGTATCAAACTCAGCCAGAGGGCATATCTTGGAACGCCAGTCTTTTCATCAACTTTTACAAATATTTTCCAGAAAATACCGTTTAAAGATTGAGCATTTATAATCCTTGAGGTTGAAGTCATATAAATTAGACCGGTACCAGAAGGAGATATTACAGCGTCAGCAAATACTATAGTAGCCAGCCAATGAATATTCAACAATAGCAATATTTCAGCAAAAGGTGACCTAAAGTTAATATGCCCCCAACCCTTTGCAATTTCTTGAGGAGGCAAAGATCCTACAAAAGTCAGCTGCAAACAAACATACAATACTATCGCTAATCCCACAGCTAAAGCTACCGCCAAAGGAACATCCTTCGTTGGATTTTTCGCCTCACCTGCAAGGTTTACAGCCTGTCTAAATCCCAGGTATGCAAAAATAATGCCTCCGCTTGATACCGCAGCCAGGATAGCAGGAAAACCAAATGGAGCAAAGCCACCATACTGAGTAAGGTTCATCGGATTAAAAACAGTAAACAAAACCAAAACCGTTGCAGTCGGAGTAAAAAATTTAAATATCGTAACAATTGTATTAGTTTTGCCAGCAATTCTTATGCTCCAATAATTTAGCAAAAAATAAATTACTATTATGCCCATCGTAAAAATCCAACCTATAAATGTTACCTGATGGTTATTGTATAAAAATGGTAGATAAGAACTTGCAAATTGAACTGTCGCAAGAGCTTCAATAGCTATAACTGAAGAGTCGCCTATAATCAGTGCGACAGCTAAAGCATAGCTGACAAAATTTCCGTGAGTATATTGTGGATATCGGATCAAAGAACCTGATTCTGGAAGCATTCCTGAAAGTTCAGCATAAACGAGAGCAATGAAAAATACACATATCCCGCCAATAACCCAGGCAAAAACTGCAGCAGGTCCAGCAAGATTAGCTGCTTTTTGGGAAGCAAAGAGCCAGCCAGAACCAACTATTCCGCCAAGACCTAACATTGTTAGATCTAGAAGATTTAGCTCCTTTTTTAGTTTCGATTTCAAAACCTTCATCTCCTTTTACTAAGATTCATACTATAGATCTAACTTAATCTTTAAGAAAAGTTTTTCTTTTTCCTAAAGACTAAGTCCTTAAAGCCAGAGATATCTTCCCTCCTTTCTTAAGAACTCTTTCTATAGAACCTAATTGTCCAAGAAACAAAATTCTTTAATTTGCTTTATAATTTTTTCCAGGTGAGAATATTAAACTCACCTGGAAATTTATTGTTTTTAGGCCTGAAATTTTTCTCTATCCGGATGGTGAAACAAGAGTACACCAAGTACCGATGTAAGATTAAGAAAGAGCAAAAATCCAAAAGCACCTGCAAAAGAACCTGTAACTTGAACAATCAAACCCGTCAAAGTAGATGCAATAAGCCCTGCCACAGCAAATCCAAAGTCCATTATGCCAAGCGCCGTTCCAGATCTTTGTCTAATAACATCAATGTTTGTAGCATAATAATTTGGATTTGCAGCCATACCCAGGCCAACAGCCAAAGCAATAAATATCATTGCAATGTTTACGTCATGATAAAGTATAATGGGAATAAGACTTAAACCACTTAAAAGCTGGCTTATCCAGATCGGATGTGAGCGAGCTTTCCTTAAGCTTTTTGTAGCTGCAAAAATTCTGTCACAAAGTCTACCGTCAAGAAATAGCAAAATCGTAGCCAACGCCCAGGGTAAAACAGTAAACAAACCAATTTTCATAACATTCATATGATAAGTTTTATCCAAAAATGTCGGTAACCATCCCATAAAGAAAAACAAATTATAACCAAACACAAAAAATGCCCAATCATTAGATAAAAGTGTAGGATTGGTGAGCAAAAATTTCCAAAGACCTTTTGGTACATTAGTGTGTTCACGTCTAATCTCATGACTTGTTCTGTTTCTATCAACATTAGCTTCTTCTCTAATATAAGCTAGCTCTTCATCGTTTACAAATTTTGACCTTTCTGGAAAGTTTCTAAAGAAATAAAGCCAGACGGGTGCCCAAATCATACCCACAATACCAAGGATCATAAACATAACCTGCCAACCAAATAATGTTGAAAGGGATGTAACAATAGGACCACCTATCATCAATGCAAAGGGAACAGCAACCAAACCATTTGCTAAGGCAGTAGATCTTTCTTTTAACGGTAACCAATCGCCCACTACCCTATTCATGGCAGGAAAATTTGGACCTTCAGCCAAACCAAGAATTAGTCTCACAGTAAAAAGGTATGCTAATCCTGTCGCAAAAGCTGTTGAGAATATGCTCGCTGACCAAATTAGCGCCCCCCAAAACCAAACTTTTCTAGCACCCCAATTGTCAACAAGTAAACCTCCCACAAAAACCATCAAAGCGTACCCAATATTAAAAGCTCCTAAAGTTAGACCGATGTCCTCTGGACTCAAATGAAATAATTTACTTAAAATCGGCATTGCAAATGCAATTGCACTTCTGTCTACATAGTTAATAACAGTAATAAAAAAGACTAAACCTATAATAACCCACCTGAAATTTGTTTTGCTCATTTACTATCCCCCTTAAATTAAAAATAAGACAATAGAAAACTTAAAAACTTATATATCCTATGTCCTATCCTCCCTTCTATCAGAATTGTCAGCCAGTTTGTATAAGTAAGTAAATTACTTACTTATATGTCAACTTTTTAAGATTATAACATTCAAAAGTAAAATACATATATACACAATTTTTATCAATTATTTAAAAATTACTAATTGATTTAAAGATTTTTAAGTCAAATTTTATATAATATAAAGCCATTTCTAATAATATGAACTCTAAATATTAATTAAAATAATATTATTTTTACTATTTTTTTACTAATTAAAAATATTACTAATTTAATTTTTTATTATTATAATCCAATAATATTCTTAATTTCTCCTTCAAAAAATTTATTATATTTTTCACAATAAATTTAGTAATGTATCCTATGTCTTTAGCCTTATCAATTTTCTCTTTGCGCCATCCTTAAATACAATTTGTAATAAATTTGAAATTGGGAAAATATATAGATAAAATACATAAGGGATAAAACCATACGCGCTTACGTTCAAAGTTGCCGTACAACCTGTATTCCCGCTTTAATATACGAGTCATTAAACAAACTTCCGCCAATACATTGTTAAATAGGATTTTTCTTGCTTTTTTCATCGTTAAATAGTATGTTATATGTAGCGATGATTGTTGATAAACAAAAATTCTATTTAAATTATTATTCAGGACAATAACCTGTTTAAAGACTATACGATGCAGGAGATGCTTGATGAATTAGATGTAATAGAATGCTTTGAACTACCCAACAAAAAAATACATTTAGGCGAAATAACTAAAAAATAGATTCAATTATATGAAAAATTAGGAGTAGAACCGCCGACCTCGTTACAATAGCACGGGAATTTATGATATATGCCTCAAGAATTAGCTGGCACATCAGAGAATGGCCCTGCAAAAGCGGGAACTGCAAGGGAGGTAATTAGTGATGCTACTACGAAAACAAAAGCTAATTTTTTCAACTTTCAAAATCCCCCTTTAGGAAAGTTTAGTTTTTTTGTTTCATATATTAGCCTCTTTACAGAATCATTTCTTGCTTTCGGGGGATTTCACCTCCTTCTTTCGCAGATTGAAATCATCTGTAAAAGGCTCTTTGAAGGCTTTTAAAAAAGCCTTTCAAAGCTTTGGGAGAAGCAAAACAAAATTTAGTTTTCAATGAAAGTTAGGATATGACTATTTTGTTTATAGCATATTAAAATAATATGTCAAGTAGTTAATATCGAATATACAGTTATGTTGTTATAACAAAAAGCCCCTGATTTCTCAGGAGGTTGAGGTGTAGTTTTTAGAACTTTACGTCCATAATAAAGCCTAAATTTTTAGATCAACTTCTATTGCGCAACCAGCGCTAAAATCATTCGACACATAGAATCCCGCTCTTTTCATAGCAACCTGACTAACGTTATTTGAGTCCTTAAAGTTATAAATTGTTGCTGTGTTCTAAAGGCTTATCGCCCTAATATTCATATCCTTTAGAGAATATATTTGATCGTTTCCAGAGGAATCTTTGGTTAATACAATTAGCTTGTTATATACGGGATCGCCTTCATATATAAAGCCATTGTGGTCAGAATCATAAGCGCTTAGCTCGTTAAAAGCATTACCAGTATTTAGCCCAAAGAGCTCGCTGCCGTTGTTTATGACGCCATCGTTATTTTTGTCCATCGCAAGAAAGCCGCTACCATTCATAGGAAAGCTTATCTGTACAGGCTTTCCGTCTGAATTTAGATCAAATGAATAAGTCTTGTCTGAAAAGGCAATAGTATTGTTTTGGAAATTTATCACCAGTGGATCCACATTTTTTGCATCTGAAGCACTGATAGAAGTGGAATTTTCTTGAAAGAACTACATTTGATGTTGAAATTATCATTTCTCTCTCCTTAGATCCTTTCTCAGTTTATTTACATTTACTCTTTATATTTTTAATTTAAACTAGCTTTATACCAAAATATAATTTTAAAAAATGTGAAAATTATTTATTATACAAAGATTTAATCAGAAGAGTGCAGATTTTTTTTGTGCGTTGATTAGGTTTGCAAGAGCAAAAGCGCATTCAAATATATGACAATTATTGCGATTATCCAAAGGATAGCGTTTAAAAGCCTGGAATTTTTGTATATACCCATAACGCTTGTCCGAGACGTAAGATACAACTGCAAGATAATCGTAATAGGAAGCTGAAAGCTAAGGAGCACCTGAGACAACAAAAGGCCCTGAAAAGGGTCTGATGTAAAAAACATTAAAAGCAGAGCGAAAAATACTGTTATGAATATTCCGCCCTTAGTATGGATGTCCTTTACGTCATACGGTTCAGAAAATATCCCGGCAAATATAGTCCCCCCAGCCATAGATGCAGTGATAGAGGATGAAAAGCCAGCAAACAGTAGCGCCAGCGCAAATACAAGAGACGACGTATCGCCAATCAGTGGCACAAGGATCTTTTGTGCCTTTTGGAGCTCGTCCACGTGAAGCCCATGTGCAAAAAAGGTTGCCGCAGCCAGGATGATCATCGCACTATTTATAGCCCAACCTATCCCCATTGAAAATATCGTGTCAAGGTATGACATCCTGATTTGTTTTTTGAATTTTTTTTCATCGCTTATGTCAAACTTTCTGCTTTGTACTATCTCAGAGTGTAAAAACAAGTTGTGAGGCATTACTACAGCGCCCAATACGCTCAATATTACAAAAATTGATCCGTGAGGCATACTGGGTACCACCCAGCCAACAACAGCAGCTCTCCAGTCGACGTTTATGATTGAGAGCTCGTATATAAAAGAAAAACCTATCAGAGAAACAAACGCTATAATATATTTTTCAATGTGCGCATAAGACTGTGAATATAACATAAAAACCACTATCAGGCTCGTGAAAACTGCACCCAATATTAAAGGTATCTTAAACAGCATATTAAGTGCAATCGCCGCCCCCAATACCTCTGCAAAATAGGTAAAAATGCAGGCAGTCACTGCAGTCCCCAGAATCAAGTAGCCGTATATCGGCTTTAGAAACTTCATAGTAGCCTCAGACATACAAAGTCCCGTAACCATACCTATCTTTGATGCATTTTGCTGCAACAAAATTAGCATTATTGTAGAAAGAGTAACCATCCACAGCAAGCTATAAGAGTAATCAGAGCCAGCAGCAATGTTCGATGCCCAGTTACCAGGATCTATAAATCCCACAGTAATTAGAATCCCAGGGCCAAAATACTTTGACCAATTTAAGACAGTCAGGTTTGCTTTGTGTTTGGTTTTAAGCTCTTTGAATATAGAGATAATATTCAGGCTTTTATCTTCCAATCCGATCTGTAATCCAGACTCAAGTCATCTGAAATGCCTCTAAGAATCATGTCATAGCCACAAATTGCCACCATAGCAGCGTTATCAGCACAAAATTTTGGAGATGGCACTATAAAGCCCAAGTTATGTTTACTACAGACTTCGCCCACCTTATCCCTCAGAATCTTATTAGCAGCCACTCCGCCGCCCAGGACAATTTCTTTTATTTTATAGTCTTGTACTACTCTTTCAATCTTTGAAGAAAGAGAACTAAACAAAGAATTTTGTAGCCCAAGTGCAAATGCAGGATAATCTTCCTTTAAAGTAATTTTTCTAAATTCTCTTAGAGCAGCTGTCTTTATCCCGCTAAAGCTCATCATATAGCCTTCCATCTTTAGCTTTGGTATCTTGATCTCATACGTTGTGCTCCGTGATAATCTTTCCATTTCGCTTCCAGCAGGGTATGATATGCCCATTTCTCTGCCAATCTTATCTATTACCTCACCTATTGCATCGTCCACTGTCCAACCAATCCTCTTGTAAACGCCCCATCCACTCCACAAAACCATCTCAGTATGACCACCAGAGACTATCACCCCCAATGCAGGAAACTTCGGATAGCGATATTCCAATAAACATGCCAGTAAATGCGCTTCAAGGTGATTTACTCCGACTATTTTAACTCTTTCACAAAGGGCTATAGTCTTTGCAAAGCAAAGGCCTAGTGAAAGAGATCCAGGTAAACCAGGCCCTACAGTTACAGCTACCGCATCAATATGTTCACTAAACCTTTCTTTTATCATGTTATAAAGTGGTAAAAGTGTCTTAAAGTGTTCCCGAGAGGCAACTTCTGGCACCACGCCGCCAAACTTCTTGTGAACTTCTTCTTGTGTAGATCTTACCTCACAAATTAACGATCCATCTTTTACAACAGCAATACCCGTATCGTCACAGGACGTTTCTATCCCTAAAACTATCAAACTATATTAGCTCCTTTATAGATTTAGTTTTCTCTTATCTATCACCCTTTTTGCCTTACCGCTAGACCTTTCTATAGTTTTTGGCTCGACAAGCCTGAGTTTTATGTCTATCCCAAGAACAGATTTCAGCTTATGAGTAAGACCTCTTTCCATCTCTACCAGAGATCTCATCTTATCTTGAAAAATATCGTCTGAAACTTCAACAAAAACTTCTATAATGTCCAGATGATTCTTTCTGTCCAAAACTATTTGATAGTGGGGCAATACTCCTTGAGTACTAATTAATACCTCCTCTATTTGAGAAGGGAAGACGTTAACCCCTCTTATAATAAGCATATCGTCCGTTCTACCTTTTATCTTGCCTATTCTTGCCATAGTTCTACCACACCCACAGGGCTCTTCAATAAGATATGTAATATCTCTTGTTCTATATCTGATGATAGGAAGTGCTTCTTTGGTAAGCGAGGTAATTACGAGTTCCCCAACTTCTCCAGGTTCAACTGGTTCTAGCGTCTCGGGATCAACAATCTCCACCAAAAAGTGATCCTCCCATATGTGCATACCAACCTTTAGTTGGCACTCTCCTGCCACTCCAGGGCCCATTATTTCAGACAATCCGTAATTATCCGTTGCAATAATACCAAGACTTGACTCCAATTCCTTTCTTATTTCCTCTGTCCATGGCTCAGCCCCAAAAAAACCAACCCTCAATTTTAAATCATCCCTTTTTATACCCATATCCTTCATAACCTCAGCCAGGTGAAGGGTATACGATGGAGTTCCTATTATAGCCGTAGTACCAAAATCTTTCATAATATTAATTTGTCTCTCGCTATTGCCCACAGAAGTAGGAATAACTGTAGCGCCGATCTTTTCAGCACCATAATGCATTCCAAGACCTCCTGTAAACAAACCATATCCCAAAAAGTTTTGTACCTTATCGTCGTGTCTTAAGCCACCTGCATAAAGTACCCTTGCGGTAAGCTCAGCCCATGTCTCTAAATCCTTTGCGGTATAACCTACTACTGTAGGCCTCCCTGTAGTTCCGCTTGATGCGTGAAGTCTTACCACATCTCGTTCCGGGACAGCAAAGAGCCCAAATGGATAGGTATCTCTTAGATCTTGTTTGGCCGTAAATGGAAATTTTGAAAAATCCTCAAGAGTTCTAAGATCTTTCAACGAGAGACCTTTTTCTTCCATCTTCTGCCTGTAAAACTTAACGTTTTCCCAAACCCTCGAAAGAATCCCTCTCAATCTTGAAAGCTGCAAATCCTTAATCCTTTTTCTTGGCATGCATTCATAGTCTGGATTAAATATCATATACGAACTCCTCAAAAATTAAATTAATTATTTATTTTTCTTGCCACAATATCAGAATGAGACAGAATGCCTATGTTATTATCTTGAAGTACCTTTATTCCTTTCTCGGTATCGGAAAGATCAAAGACCACAAATCCACCAACGCCAGAATACAAATATTCAACGTTTATCCCTTCATCTGCAAGAATTTTAAGGGTTTTATGTAGTCCTCCTGGAATATCAGGAACGTCTACACATATAACATCGGTCTCCTTTACTGTAAAACCCTCATTTTTAAGCATCTCTTTAGCCTTTGCCGGATCATCTACAAGAACCCTGAATATACCATATTCTGCAGTATCTGCTACAGAAAACCCCCTGATGTCAATTTTCCCTCTTGCTAAAACCTCTGTCAATTCAGCAAGCCTTCCTGCTCTATTCTCCATAAATATTGCTAATTGTCTTACTTTCATATTCTCCTCCTCCTAAGGCTTTTTTTATAACCTTTATTTGTACTTTCTCCCCACTGTAAAAGCTCTCAAATTAATCTCATGAAGTTTTTCTGGCAAAAATTCCTTTATTGACTCCATCCAAAGATCTTCCGGAATATCTAGATATTTTGATAGTAGCCCAATCATAATAATATTTATAGTCTTTGGATTTCCCACATCCTTTGCTAATTTTAAAGCGTCAACAAGATCGAAATCGAAACCGAGATCTTTTATCCTATCCATTATGTTTAGAGGATATTCAGTCTTCCCAGATATCACGGGCAATGGAGGTAGCATCTCATCTGAAACCAATAGTTTTCCATCTGGCCTTAGATATTCCAAATACCTTGCAGCCTCCATGCACTCAAACGCTACAAGGAAGTCCACCTCACCTTTTGACAAAAGAGGAGAGCGAACTTTTCTAGCAAACCTTACCGCGCTCTCTACACTCCCCCCTCTTTGTGCCATACCGTGAACCTCAGTTAACTTTACGTCATAACCGCTTTTGAATCCCACATGAGATATCAATCTAGACGCAGTTAATACCCCTTGCCCTCCTACACCTACAAATAAGAAATCAATTTTATCCATCAACTCTTCCTCCCAGGTCTAAAGTAGCACTTATAATTGCTTTATTGCACCGTGTAGACAAGCATCTACACACAATCCACAACCATAGCACAGATCAGCTCTTATCTTCACCTTTTTTACATCTTTATCAAAACTCATCGCAGGGCATGCTATGTTCAGACATACCTTACAACCCTTACACTTTTCTTCATCCACTACATATTTAGCGTTTTGAGCTCTTTCAATCAGAACGCATGGTCTTTTCGAAACAATAACGCAGGGTTCATTAAGTTTTAACATCTTCTCAATGGTTTTTTGAAGCTTTTTAAAGTCTATAGGATCTACAACCTTTACATGATTTATCCCCAAACCTTTCAAAACCTTCTTTATCTTTATGGGCTCTATTTCATCCCCTCTTGCCCTTATGCCAGACATAGGATTGCCTTGATGCCCTGTCATTGCAGTGGTTCTGTTATCAAGGATTACTACAAGCACAGGAGCTTTATTGTAAACCAATTCAGTAATACCAGGTAGCCCTGCATGAGTAAATGTAGAATCTCCCAGGGTAGCTACTACTTTAATTCCATCATCTGATTTAAGACTCTGAGCAAGTCCTGCAGCCATCCCAAGGCTTGCACCCATACATATAATCGTATCTGTCGCGTCCAAGGGCTTAAGTGCTCCAAGAGAATAACACCCTATATCAGATGTTATATAAAGATCCTTTTTTTTCATCCTTATTTGATTCAGAGCATAATAAACTCCTCTGTGTGGGCATCCGGCGCAAAGAAGCGGAGGTCTGGGAAGAACTGGCAAATCATATTTTGGAGCCTCTACGTTAAATAACGTCTTCTTTATTAGATCTGGAGACATCTCAAGAGAGGGCTCGAACACCTCTTTCCCAACAACCTCTACTCCCAAATTCATTGCCCTAATCTCATCTGCCACAAAGGGATCTGATTCCTCAATGACATAAACTCTGTCAAATCTTTTAACAAAATCAGATATTAGAGATTTAGGCAGGGGATAGGTAGTAGAAAGTTTTAGAAATGAAGCATATTTAAAGACTTCCCTTGCGTGCTCGTAAGCAACGCCGCAGGCAATAACTCCAGTACTTCCATTGCCCTCTATTTTATTAAAGCTTGATTTTTCAAAGATACCAACAGCCTTTTTTATTTTATTGTCAAGATTTACCCTGAGTCTTCTTGCATTAGCAGGCAAAACAATATATTTTTCTGGATTTCTGTCAATATTCTTTTTTGGGATCTGTATCCTATCATCCAGCTCTACTATCGAAGAAGAGTGAGATAGTCTCGTAGTAGATCTAATTATTACAGGCAAATCAGTCTCTTCTGAAACTTCAAATGCCCATCTGGTTAAGTCTTTCGCCTCTTGAGAATCCGATGGTTCAAGGACTATTGCTCTTGACATCTTTGCAAAATACCTGGTATCCTGCTCGTTTTGAGAACTGTGCATTCCCGGATCATCAGCAACCACAATAACCAATCCTGCATTTATTCCTGTGTAAGTCATAGTCTGAAGCACATCTGCAGCAACGTTCAGTCCAACGTGTTTCATAGAACATATACTCCTGTTACCTGAAAGAGATGCTCCAAAACAGGCTTCAAGAGACACTTTCTCATTTGGAGCCCACTCTACATATAACTCTTTATATTTCTTAAGATTCTCCATTACTTCAGTACTAGGCGTTCCTGGATATGCCGATGCAAAATTCACACCAGCCTCCCATGCCCCCCTTGCAATTGCCTCGTTGCCTAACATTATCTTTTTCAAAATTCACACTCCCCTTAAGAACTTATTTGTTAATTTTTCTTTTATCTATCACCCTTTTTGCCTTACCCTCTGATCTTTCTATGGTTTTCGGCTCAACAAGCTTTACCTTTACCGATATCCCGCATATGTTATAAATGGAGTCCGCTACCTTCTTTTGAAGCCTTTCAAGAGATCTTACTTCTGAAGTAAACAATTCTGGCAAAACCTCAACCCAGACTTCAATAGTGTCTAATTCTTTCTCTCTGTCTACTATTATCAAGTAATGAGGAGAAGTTCCCTCCACCTGAGCCAGTGCAGATTCGATCTGAGAGGGAAATACGTTTACCCCTCTGATAATAAGCATGTCATCGG comes from Thermodesulfobium acidiphilum and encodes:
- the iorA gene encoding indolepyruvate ferredoxin oxidoreductase subunit alpha, which gives rise to MKKIMLGNEAIARGAWEAGVNFASAYPGTPSTEVMENLKKYKELYVEWAPNEKVSLEACFGASLSGNRSICSMKHVGLNVAADVLQTMTYTGINAGLVIVVADDPGMHSSQNEQDTRYFAKMSRAIVLEPSDSQEAKDLTRWAFEVSEETDLPVIIRSTTRLSHSSSIVELDDRIQIPKKNIDRNPEKYIVLPANARRLRVNLDNKIKKAVGIFEKSSFNKIEGNGSTGVIACGVAYEHAREVFKYASFLKLSTTYPLPKSLISDFVKRFDRVYVIEESDPFVADEIRAMNLGVEVVGKEVFEPSLEMSPDLIKKTLFNVEAPKYDLPVLPRPPLLCAGCPHRGVYYALNQIRMKKKDLYITSDIGCYSLGALKPLDATDTIICMGASLGMAAGLAQSLKSDDGIKVVATLGDSTFTHAGLPGITELVYNKAPVLVVILDNRTTAMTGHQGNPMSGIRARGDEIEPIKIKKVLKGLGINHVKVVDPIDFKKLQKTIEKMLKLNEPCVIVSKRPCVLIERAQNAKYVVDEEKCKGCKVCLNIACPAMSFDKDVKKVKIRADLCYGCGLCVDACLHGAIKQL
- a CDS encoding Nramp family divalent metal transporter; its protein translation is MISIFKELKTKHKANLTVLNWSKYFGPGILITVGFIDPGNWASNIAAGSDYSYSLLWMVTLSTIMLILLQQNASKIGMVTGLCMSEATMKFLKPIYGYLILGTAVTACIFTYFAEVLGAAIALNMLFKIPLILGAVFTSLIVVFMLYSQSYAHIEKYIIAFVSLIGFSFIYELSIINVDWRAAVVGWVVPSMPHGSIFVILSVLGAVVMPHNLFLHSEIVQSRKFDISDEKKFKKQIRMSYLDTIFSMGIGWAINSAMIILAAATFFAHGLHVDELQKAQKILVPLIGDTSSLVFALALLFAGFSSSITASMAGGTIFAGIFSEPYDVKDIHTKGGIFITVFFALLLMFFTSDPFQGLLLSQVLLSFQLPITIILQLYLTSRTSVMGIYKNSRLLNAILWIIAIIVIYLNALLLLQT
- a CDS encoding ACT domain-containing protein — protein: MKVRQLAIFMENRAGRLAELTEVLARGKIDIRGFSVADTAEYGIFRVLVDDPAKAKEMLKNEGFTVKETDVICVDVPDIPGGLHKTLKILADEGINVEYLYSGVGGFVVFDLSDTEKGIKVLQDNNIGILSHSDIVARKINN
- a CDS encoding MFS transporter; translation: MSKTNFRWVIIGLVFFITVINYVDRSAIAFAMPILSKLFHLSPEDIGLTLGAFNIGYALMVFVGGLLVDNWGARKVWFWGALIWSASIFSTAFATGLAYLFTVRLILGLAEGPNFPAMNRVVGDWLPLKERSTALANGLVAVPFALMIGGPIVTSLSTLFGWQVMFMILGIVGMIWAPVWLYFFRNFPERSKFVNDEELAYIREEANVDRNRTSHEIRREHTNVPKGLWKFLLTNPTLLSNDWAFFVFGYNLFFFMGWLPTFLDKTYHMNVMKIGLFTVLPWALATILLFLDGRLCDRIFAATKSLRKARSHPIWISQLLSGLSLIPIILYHDVNIAMIFIALAVGLGMAANPNYYATNIDVIRQRSGTALGIMDFGFAVAGLIASTLTGLIVQVTGSFAGAFGFLLFLNLTSVLGVLLFHHPDREKFQA
- a CDS encoding APC family permease, which codes for MKSKLKKELNLLDLTMLGLGGIVGSGWLFASQKAANLAGPAAVFAWVIGGICVFFIALVYAELSGMLPESGSLIRYPQYTHGNFVSYALAVALIIGDSSVIAIEALATVQFASSYLPFLYNNHQVTFIGWIFTMGIIVIYFLLNYWSIRIAGKTNTIVTIFKFFTPTATVLVLFTVFNPMNLTQYGGFAPFGFPAILAAVSSGGIIFAYLGFRQAVNLAGEAKNPTKDVPLAVALAVGLAIVLYVCLQLTFVGSLPPQEIAKGWGHINFRSPFAEILLLLNIHWLATIVFADAVISPSGTGLIYMTSTSRIINAQSLNGIFWKIFVKVDEKTGVPRYALWLSLILALIWTAPFPSWNKLVGVVSNAIVLTYMIGPVSVVSLRKFAPNLYRPFKAEPITLISLIAFIVCTLLIDWSGWSNVSVLIAVDLIAFLLYFYFVATRDELKKDLGKNVKSGIWLIFYMLFIALMSYIGSKHFEGLGIIEYPFDQLILIAVSIIFFFWAVNSAHYTDDIKEIVEERGDEVSKFVAK
- a CDS encoding phenylacetate--CoA ligase family protein, translated to MIFNPDYECMPRKRIKDLQLSRLRGILSRVWENVKFYRQKMEEKGLSLKDLRTLEDFSKFPFTAKQDLRDTYPFGLFAVPERDVVRLHASSGTTGRPTVVGYTAKDLETWAELTARVLYAGGLRHDDKVQNFLGYGLFTGGLGMHYGAEKIGATVIPTSVGNSERQINIMKDFGTTAIIGTPSYTLHLAEVMKDMGIKRDDLKLRVGFFGAEPWTEEIRKELESSLGIIATDNYGLSEIMGPGVAGECQLKVGMHIWEDHFLVEIVDPETLEPVEPGEVGELVITSLTKEALPIIRYRTRDITYLIEEPCGCGRTMARIGKIKGRTDDMLIIRGVNVFPSQIEEVLISTQGVLPHYQIVLDRKNHLDIIEVFVEVSDDIFQDKMRSLVEMERGLTHKLKSVLGIDIKLRLVEPKTIERSSGKAKRVIDKRKLNL
- a CDS encoding indolepyruvate oxidoreductase subunit beta; this encodes MDKIDFLFVGVGGQGVLTASRLISHVGFKSGYDVKLTEVHGMAQRGGSVESAVRFARKVRSPLLSKGEVDFLVAFECMEAARYLEYLRPDGKLLVSDEMLPPLPVISGKTEYPLNIMDRIKDLGFDFDLVDALKLAKDVGNPKTINIIMIGLLSKYLDIPEDLWMESIKEFLPEKLHEINLRAFTVGRKYK
- the tsaD gene encoding tRNA (adenosine(37)-N6)-threonylcarbamoyltransferase complex transferase subunit TsaD, producing MIVLGIETSCDDTGIAVVKDGSLICEVRSTQEEVHKKFGGVVPEVASREHFKTLLPLYNMIKERFSEHIDAVAVTVGPGLPGSLSLGLCFAKTIALCERVKIVGVNHLEAHLLACLLEYRYPKFPALGVIVSGGHTEMVLWSGWGVYKRIGWTVDDAIGEVIDKIGREMGISYPAGSEMERLSRSTTYEIKIPKLKMEGYMMSFSGIKTAALREFRKITLKEDYPAFALGLQNSLFSSLSSKIERVVQDYKIKEIVLGGGVAANKILRDKVGEVCSKHNLGFIVPSPKFCADNAAMVAICGYDMILRGISDDLSLDYRSDWKIKA